A region from the Cydia fagiglandana chromosome 23, ilCydFagi1.1, whole genome shotgun sequence genome encodes:
- the LOC134675717 gene encoding DNA polymerase epsilon subunit 3, which yields MAEKLEDLNLPLTVVTRIVKEALPEGVSISKEARTGLAKAASVFVLYVTSAATNIVEKKKKKALTGQIVLDAMKDIEFDRFIEPLTESLEQYKQVMSARKSGGKKKDEEEPEVIEDD from the coding sequence ATGGCAGAAAAACTAGAAGATTTGAACCTTCCGTTAACCGTAGTCACGCGTATAGTGAAGGAAGCTTTGCCCGAAGGAGTTTCAATCTCGAAAGAGGCCCGGACGGGGCTTGCAAAAGCTGCGTCAGTTTTCGTTCTATACGTGACTTCTGCGGCGACAAACATAGTggaaaaaaagaagaagaaggccCTAACTGGTCAGATAGTGCTGGACGCTATGAAAGATATAGAATTCGACAGATTTATAGAACCGTTGACGGAATCTTTGGAGCAATACAAGCAAGTGATGTCGGCGCGAAAATCGGGCGGCAAGAAGAAAGACGAAGAAGAACCGGAAGTGATTGAGGACGATTGA